One segment of Anopheles stephensi strain Indian chromosome 3, UCI_ANSTEP_V1.0, whole genome shotgun sequence DNA contains the following:
- the LOC118511464 gene encoding uncharacterized protein LOC118511464 isoform X1 — translation MLPGDLFLGGPGLPGSTMKLTPGVGMTLLIGIAGSIFLVAQSHRLLRSKLSQRRRSSRKPDAAECYMCNVNIELESTDSFATCRGCEKLVCRGENCCQWVESIGIWECTGCQSNRVIQQKAGEWLLNQLTARLKQPGPVELKEANLLGLGLDTDDARSTTSSTVSANQRIKVREFIEELLSTMLHGPLDDVSVGQLMKHESYIRLFRKFHTRLSRCLYNLELSIHHSLMSDLPLWEGQQQHHSPSDQHFELKQLIQKILDQIAKLPELLNHSGHPLRPEEHLPYFDPKKYEQLLATAVLNKVVDDYRNPKNFTSSGDVAGKSTGPATAYGTVDINHNQLSAEGSQPGLLSKETLRQMSVTADDVHLHEGISYTAPGERRLSDTDESYLSDYIQRHKVPLPDLSDTTGSGSGAEDDDLQSLKSNATDGTWEENWLFRKRQLKTTESSIAMLVPSPTEEVKALIGDKNADEISDLSEAGSDCEGYESDGNVNAGAAVPKPALVAASSSIKDTSEGISSSSKIRDSLEEHLAPDSLVSINSLPVNEEALSEATNSQLLAEQSTQSHTNGTAGLLIDDLISMEPVADKVETTNPAITNPFLDDAFEPNNNVITDDVKLLQRTEAGDNRSATESTSNGYGDRKEIPIDRAHQQPQPQDTHTYNSPSNPVVNVADTNSTNSSSDSSGDSVADSTTGNGASADNPPGNVDGSRSTNKPECFKQPKVSQQLLLLDNLSPPDSPVQQVLSPHPIMMTITDVFDRLANSSPLTAISEELPPAMLHDVVESEPLQESSLVESSLEAITEESSLPGEVTQTILSPADSVQVKQNDEDEYGENSSPLTDISEEQPPAMLNDLAKTEPVPEKSSILSSLEASIQESTPSGEVKQPILSPEDSVEVKRDDEDEYGENSSPLTDISEEQPPAIMRDVVETEPPQDTSLAESSLETTTEESSPSGEIKQPILSPADSVQAEQDDEAEYRTVSEATNNSLLLAESFDGLESFDTYEPANDASLLTGQDDEFCSLMDGNGSDRTTEASPDLLQIRETPPAALYVPNHEQLEFAEQLHSLEQPTLPAKADPFEASEEDKSSRITLQPDLVTFDNNAPSPEGPPGIGAVTEQMRAYCEELKGLLNHSAEVYEETFPPPMEPTDQWEMVESPEVPDALAAFQEELQTAANDPAQTEVRPCSNHSIRDEPLVELDECFPLPFEVVGLQMAEYSDSLKNIEYVQEAILMDEETVPLVESSIGTEDGSPQAILVSSPDLPPPMVTVLHTPSTEQPSTTVTITTEDPAYEDPSTNTDETMLASIESRSESKIEDTSMPFSDSELPSLSSPFTSFSTNLTFTNTSTINNCMSTNLTEQASPPNSIDTNQSSNSNESIVCEPSPDTPELEKTHDDQMENVADTCSIVAAQKESDQQRTDGGDDQTADQDASLDTADTLIPGSIAEREHMKWRNAKPIANNPYSPDALQRRLSEKSRPTSMIEIDRLVRKEATPVAGDTGVLMDDESAPKEPTDSGTENDRSLPSVTGGVLAEKKKIGREYYINDPERLRAGGAPVKQTLGVQQQQQQQQSHSTDDEKSLLLGRNLDDGAQFQQKLSPDPSNGSSLYRSSSFGKQRDPSAEDIFAARPIQVTADDPILKQGTKVNNLSTAAREIYLVPLEPEPHGSLMSTSSELSSVNSPTSSTARPELDSLTYSEDSDVTRIYDLTTGEAKVVRANQTESMHDTILQILPQSTPEHSTSQPVPAGTANVSSLKSQLSSSEDRPRRSPFPVKPLSPETIKFFAPKRKLSFTGSTNSLVSETAKGGAASEQGTTHVLPSMHSSLHIDYPASRTVTGCEFAIIEKDVIDVLPSVKELAKCYSGSTSDVSSMPPKPLYKPRIKLRKDFIRQSSDVLNEEGMPSAGSKGQRQYSSTSSIAVRDEIREIRKLNLEAYRQSTYYPMAPGHSITARSLSKQIREHKANNVTDDHKVGQQEEEPLPVADGGMNGEGTSESNGDDGHTSPERPGSPVLLPGHLKSSIQFFENLRNKS, via the exons ATGCTACCGGGGGATCTGTTTCTTGGCGGTCCGGGGCTGCCAGGGTCAACGATGAAGCTGACACCAGGCGTTGGCATGACGCTGCTGATCGGTATCGCCGGTAGCATCTTTCTCGTGGCCCAAAGTCACCGATTGTTGCGCAG CAAACTCAGCCAACGACGGCGTTCTTCCCGGAAGCCCGATGCGGCAGAGTGTTACATGTGTAACGTAAACATCGAGCTCGAAAGTACAGACAG CTTCGCAACATGCCGCGGTTGCGAAAAACTGGTCTGCCGCGGCGAGAACTGCTGCCAGTGGGTGGAATCGATCGGCATCTGGGAATGTACCGGGTGTCAATCGAATCGCGTAATCCAGCAAAAGGCGGGTGAATGGTTGCTGAATCAGTTGACCGCACGGTTGAAGCAGCCCGGTCCGGTAGAGCTGAAGGAAGCCAATCTACTCGGGCTTGGTTTGG ATACCGATGACGCGCGCAGTACGACCAGCTCCACAGTTTCGGCCAACCAGCGTATCAAGGTGCGAGAATTTATCGAGGAACTGCTGTCGACCATGCTGCACGGTCCACTGGACGATGTTTCCGTTGGGCAGCTAATGAAACATGAAAGCT ATATAAGACTTTTTCGCAAGTTCCACACACGTTTGAGCAGGTGTCTGTACAATCTTGAACTCTCGATCCATCACTCACTAATGTCGG ATCTACCGCTATGGGAAggtcaacagcagcatcacagCCCGAGCGATCAGCACTTCGAGCTGAAGCAACTGATACAGAAAATTCTGGACCAGATCGCGAAGCTGCCGGAGCTGCTGAACCACAGTGGCCATCCGTTACGGCCGGAAGAGCATCTGCCGTACTTCGATCCGAAGAAGTACGAGCAGCTGTTGGCCACTGCGGTGCTTAATAAG GTAGTGGACGACTATCGGAATCCGAAAAACTTCACTAGCAGCGGTGACGTGGCAGGCAAATCGACCGGGCCCGCTACAGCGTACGGCACGGTTGACATCAACCACAATCAGCTGTCCGCGGAGG GCAGCCAACCGGGTTTGCTGAGCAAAGAAACCCTCCGACAGATGTCCGTTACG GCCGACGACGTCCATTTGCACGAAGGCATTAGCTACACGGCCCCCGGTGAACGACGGCTCTCCGATACGGACGAATCGTACCTAAGCGATTACATCCAGCGACACAAAGTGCCCCTGCCCGACCTGTCCGACACGACCGGGTCCGGATCCGGCGCCGAAGACGACGATCTTCAATCGCTCAAATCGAACGCGACCGATGGTACGTGGGAGGAGAATTGGCTTTTCCGCAAACGGCAACTGAAAACGACCGAATCGTCGATCGCCATGCTTGTGCCATCGCCGACGGAGGAAGTGAAAGCGCTGATCGGCGACAAGAATGCGGACGAGATCAGCGATCTGTCGGAGGCGGGTTCGGACTGTGAGGGGTACGAGTCGGATGGAAACGTGAATGCGGGAGCAGCTGTCCCAAAGCCGGCGCTAGTGGCGGCATCGAGCAGCATTAAGGACACGAGCGAAGGTATTTCATCTTCGTCCAAAATCCGAGATTCACTTGAAGAGCATCTGGCGCCGGACAGTCTCGTGTCGATCAACTCACTGCCGGTCAATGAGGAGGCCCTGTCGGAAGCTACCAACAGTCAGCTGCTGGCGGAACAGTCGACCCAAAGCCACACTAATGGTACGGCCGGACTGCTGATCGATGATCTGATCAGTATGGAACCGGTGGCGGATAAGGTGGAAACTACCAATCCGGCCATTACCAATCCCTTCCTGGACGATGCGTTCGAGCCGAACAATAACGTCATTACGGACGATGTGAAGTTACTGCAGCGAACCGAGGCCGGTGACAATCG TTCCGCCACCGAATCCACCAGCAACGGTTACGGTGATCGAAAAGAAATCCCAATAGATCGAG CACAtcaacaaccacaaccacaagACACGCATACGTATAATTCTCCATCAAATCCCGTAGTAAACGTAGCAGACACTAATAGTACTAATAGCAGTAGCGATAGTAGTGGTGATAGCGTAGCGGATAGTACAACCGGTAATGGTGCTAGTGCAGATAATCCACCCGGTAATGTAGACGGTAGCAGGAGTACTAACAAACCTGAGTGTTTCAAACAACCGAAAGTGTCGcaacaactgctgctgctggacaacCTGTCACCGCCGGACTCTCCGGTACAGCAGGTCCTGTCGCCCCATCCGATCATGATGACGATAACGGATGTGTTCGATCGGCTCGCAAACAGTTCCCCGCTGACGGCGATCTCCGAAGAGCTACCACCGGCAATGCTGCACGATGTAGTTGAATCCGAGCCACTGCAAGAGTCCTCACTGGTTGAGAGTTCGCTGGAAGCTATCACCGAAGAGAGTTCTCTTCCGGGCGAAGTAACACAAACGATCTTGTCGCCAGCGGATAGTGTACAAGTGAAACAGAATGACGAGGACGAATATGGCGAAAATAGCTCTCCATTAACAGATATTTCCGAGGAACAACCACCAGCAATGTTGAACGATTTAGCCAAAACAGAACCAGTGCCAGAAAAATCTTCCATTCTAAGTTCGTTGGAAGCCTCCATACAAGAGAGTACTCCTTCGGGTGAAGTTAAACAACCGATCCTATCTCCGGAAGATAGTGTCGAAGTGAAACgggatgatgaggatgagtATGGCGAAAACAGCTCCCCACTGACAGATATTTCCGAGGAACAACCACCAGCAATAATGCGCGATGTAGTCGAAACAGAGCCACCACAAGATACCTCATTAGCCGAAAGTTCGCTGGAAACCACCACAGAAGAGAGTTCTCCTTCGggtgaaataaaacaaccgaTCCTGTCCCCAGCAGATAGTGTCCAGGCGGAACAGGATGATGAGGCCGAATATCGCACGGTATCGGAGGCTACCAACAACAGCCTACTGTTGGCGGAATCGTTCGATGGACTAGAATCGTTCGATACGTACGAGCCGGCAAACGATGCCAGCTTGCTCACTGGGCAGGACGATGAGTTTTGCTCGTTAATGGATGGAAATGGTTCTGATCGCACGACGGAAGCATCACCCGATTTGCTACAGATTCGTGAAACTCCACCCGCCGCACTATACGTGCCCAATCACGAGCAGTTGGAATTTGCTGAGCAGCTACATTCACTCGAACAGCCAACTCTACCCGCCAAGGCGGATCCATTTGAAGCTTCGGAGGAAGATAAATCGTCTCGAATAACGCTTCAGCCCGATTTGGTAACGTTCGACAATAATGCGCCCAGTCCGGAAGGTCCTCCAGGGATTGGAGCCGTAACGGAGCAGATGCGTGCGTACTGTGAGGAACTGAAAGGTCTTTTAAACCATTCTGCAGAAGTGTACGAGGAGACTTTCCCACCACCAATGGAACCGACAGATCAGTGGGAAATGGTAGAGTCGCCCGAAGTTCCCGATGCTCTTGCAGCGTTCCAGGAAGAGTTGCAGACTGCCGCCAACGATCCAGCACAAACGGAAGTTCGCCCGTGTAGTAATCATTCCATTCGCGATGAGCCTCTCGTGGAGCTGGATGAGTGCTTTCCACTTCCCTTCGAAGTAGTTGGTTTGCAGATGGCTGAATACAGTGACAGTTTGAAGAACATCGAATACGTACAGGAAGCAATTTTGATGGATGAAGAAACGGTCCCACTGGTGGAGAGTTCCATCGGGACGGAAGACGGATCACCTCAAGCGATACTTGTGTCCTCACCGGACCTTCCACCACCGATGGTGACCGTGTTGCACACACCATCCACCGAGCAACCTTCCACGACCGTAACGATCACAACAGAAGATCCTGCGTACGAGGACCCATCCACAAACACCGACGAAACGATGCTTGCATCGATCGAGTCCCGCTCGGAGTCGAAGATCGAGGACACCAGCATGCCATTCAGTGACAGCGAGCTTCCCTCCCTCTCATCGCCATTTACGTCTTTCTCTACCAACCTCACCTTCACCAACACCTCTACCATTAACAATTGCATGTCAACTAACCTCACGGAACAGGCATCGCCACCTAACAGCATTGACACTAACCAATCCTCGAATAGCAATGAAAGTATCGTATGCGAACCTTCTCCAGACACACCGGAACTGGAGAAAACGCACGACGACCAAATGGAAAACGTCGCTGACACTTGTTCGATCGTTGCAGCACAAAAAGAATCCGACCAGCAAAGGACAGATGGAGGTGACGATCAGACGGCAGATCAAGATGCGTCCTTGGATACGGCGGACACACTGATACCGG GATCGATTGCCGAACGGGAGCACATGAAGTGGCGCAACGCTAAGCCGATCGCCAACAATCCTTACTCTCCAGATGCGCTACAGCGTCGATTATCGGAAAAGAGTCGCCCGACTAGCATGATCGAGATCGATCGGTTAGTGAGGAAGGAAGCGACACCGGTAGCGGGCGACACTGGAGTACTAATGGATGACGAAAGTGCACCCAAAGAGCCCACGGATTCTGGCACAGAAAATGATCGCTCGTTACCATCGGTCACTGGTGGTGTGCTAGcggaaaagaagaa GATCGGTCGGGAATATTACATCAATGATCCCGAGCGTCTTCGTGCGGGCGGTGCACCAGTCAAACAAACTCTTGgcgttcagcagcagcagcagcagcagcaatcgcaCAGTACCGACGATGAGAAA TCTCTTCTGCTTGGACGTAATCTGGACGATGGTGCGCAGTTCCAGCAAAAGCTCTCACCGGATCCATCCAACGGCAGCTCATTGTACCGATCGAGCAGCTTCGGCAAGCAGCGCGATCCTAGCGCGGAAGATATCTTTGCCGCCCGTCCCATACAGGTGACCGCAGATGATCCGATCCTGAAGCAAGGTACCAAGGTGAACAACCTTAGCACAGCCGCCCGCGAGATCTATCTCGTTCCGCTCGAACCGGAACCGCATGGTTCGCTGATGAGTACATCGTCCGAGCTAAGCTCCGTCAACTCACCAACCTCGTCCACCGCACGCCCCGAACTGGACAGCCTTACGTACAGTGAAGATTCGGACGTAACACGCATCTACGATCTAACGACCGGTGAGGCGAAAGTTGTCCGTGCGAATCAAACCGAATCAATGCACGATACCATTCTGCAAATACTACCTCAATCGACACCCGAGCACAGTACTAGTCAGCCGGTGCCAGCAGGCACCGCCAACGTATCCTCCCTCAAGTCTCAGCTATCGTCCAGTGAGGATCGTCCGCGACGATCACCCTTCCCAGTGAAACCACTGTCGCCGGAAACAATCAAATTCTTCGCACCGAAACGGAAGCTAAGCTTTACCGGTAGCACGAACAGTTTGGTGAGCGAGACGGCTAAAGGAGGAGCAGCCAGTGAGCAGGGTACTACGCATGTACTGCCCTCGATGCACTCGTCCCTTCACATTGACTACCCTGCGTCGCGCACCGTCACCGGGTGCGAGTTTGCGATCATCGAGAAGGATGTGATCGATGTGTTGCCATCGGTGAAGGAGCTGGCCAAGTGTTACAGCGGCAGTACGAGCGACGTTTCGTCGATGCCACCCAAACCACTGTACAAACCGAGG ATCAAGCTTAGAAAG GACTTTATCCGCCAGTCGTCCGATGTGCTGAACGAGGAAGGAATGCCTAGCGCCGGATCGAAGGGCCAACGGCAGTACAGCAGCACGAGCAGCATTGCGGTGCGGGACGAAATTCGGGAGATTCGGAAGCTCAATCTGGAGGCGTACCGACAGTCCACGTACTACCCGATGGCACCGGGCCATAGCATAACGGCGCGCAGCCTGTCCAAACAGATCCGTGAGCATAA GGCCAACAACGTAACGGATGACCATAAGGTGGGCCAACAGGAGGAGGAACCGCTACCGGTGGCTGACGGTGGTATGAACGGTGAAGGGACGAGTGAAAGTAATGGTGACGATGGCCATACATCACCGGAACGTCCTGGCAGCCCGGTCCTACTTCCGGGCCATCTGAAGTCTAGTATACAGTTTTTCGAAAATCTTCGGAACAAATCGTAA